A single window of Coffea eugenioides isolate CCC68of chromosome 7, Ceug_1.0, whole genome shotgun sequence DNA harbors:
- the LOC113777346 gene encoding probable indole-3-acetic acid-amido synthetase GH3.1, whose protein sequence is METNWNTEALEFIEEVTKNAGQVQKMVLADILKQNAETEYLQRFNLDGATDTKTFTSKVPCITYEDIRPEIQRMENGDRSAILTALPVSEFLLSSGTTTSGKRKLIPMPEEEWNRRQVLSSLQMPVMNTYVPDLNKGKGLYFYFSWPETRTPGGHMTLTALAKYYRSEHYKNQRRDPYTQYTSPYESVLCTDYVQSMYVQLLCGLYQRKQINRVGASLASALLRVIKFFELNWQDLVHDIRVGSLNPKITYEPLRECMARIMKSDPELADFLTSECSGENWEGIIQRIWPNAKYLETLITGSMIQYATSLDYYSGGLPISTAKYASSECCFGINLNPISKPEDVSFTFMPNLAYFEFIPQEHHSSKMDIGNSTVTTPDLIDLVDVEVGKDYEVVITTYAGLYRYQMGDILRVTGFHNSAPKFKFLRRKGVLLSIEGDKTDEVELQMAMDNASQILQAYNVSLVDYTSHASKKIAPGHYVIYWELSVKDSDKNVQSDEAISRCCQTIENSFSLIYKQYRVHGAIAPLEIRVLKNGTFQDLVEFAVSRGASIGQYKVPRCVETGPVLEFLDSRVVSSHFSPCLPSLASEESEE, encoded by the exons ATGGAAACTAATTGGAATACGGAGGCTCTAGAGTTCATTGAAGAGGTGACCAAAAATGCTGGTCAAGTCCAGAAGATGGTCTTGGCAGATATACTAAAACAGAATGCTGAAACTGAGTATCTACAACGATTCAATCTTGATGGTGCAACTGACACTAAGACATTTACATCCAAAGTTCCATGTATTACTTACGAGGATATTCGGCCTGAAATTCAGCGTATGGAAAACGGTGATCGTTCCGCCATCTTGACAGCTCTACCTGTTTCTGAATTTTTGCTCAG ctcTGGGACGACGACATCAGGTAAAAGAAAACTGATCCCTATGCCCGAAGAAGAATGGAATCGTCGTCAGGTTCTATCAAGTCTTCAGATGCCAGTCATGAACAC CtatgttccagatttgaacaAGGGAAAAGGGCTGTATTTCTACTTTTCATGGCCAGAGACAAGGACCCCAGGAGGACATATGACACTAACAGCCCTTGCTAAATACTACAGAAGTGAACACTACAAGAACCAAAGACGTGATCCCTACACCCAATACACAAGCCCCTATGAAAGTGTCCTGTGCACAGATTATGTCCAAAGCATGTATGTCCAATTGCTGTGTGGGCTCTATCAACGCAAACAAATCAACCGGGTTGGTGCTTCTTTGGCTTCAGCACTACTCCGAGTCATTAAGTTTTTTGAACTCAATTGGCAAGATTTGGTTCATGACATTAGAGTTGGATCACTCAATCCCAAAATAACTTACGAGCCACTTCGAGAATGCATGGCTCGAATCATGAAATCCGATCCAGAACTTGCAGATTTTTTAACCAGTGAGTGCTCTGGAGAGAATTGGGAAGGAATTATTCAAAGAATTTGGCCTAATGCAAAGTATCTCGAAACTTTAATCACTGGTTCAATGATCCAATATGCTACCTCCCTCGATTATTATAGCGGCGGGCTACCCATTTCAACTGCCAAGTATGCATCCTCTGAGTGTTGCTTCGGAATTAACCTCAATCCCATATCCAAACCCGAAGACGTGTCATTTACTTTCATGCCAAACTTAGCCTATTTCGAATTTATACCGCAGGAACATCATTCTTCCAAGATGGATATCGGTAATAGTACTGTTACAACTCCTGACCTTATTGATCTTGTGGATGTAGAAGTTGGCAAGGACTATGAAGTCGTGATTACTACATATGCCGGATTGTACAGGTATCAAATGGGCGATATACTTAGAGTAACAGGATTTCACAATTCGGCACCAAAATTCAAGTTCTTGAGGAGGAAAGGTGTGCTATTGAGCATTGAAGGGGATAAAACAGATGAGGTTGAGTTACAAATGGCTATGGATAATGCATCCCAAATTCTCCAAGCATACAATGTAAGCTTGGTTGATTATACGAGTCATGCAAGTAAAAAGATAGCTCCAGGGCATTATGTTATATATTGGGAGTTGTCAGTTAAGGACTCGGACAAGAATGTACAAAGTGATGAGGCTATCAGCCGTTGCTGCCAAACAATTGAGAACTCATTCAGCTTAATATACAAACAATATCGAGTACACGGAGCAATTGCACCACTGGAAATTCGTGTGTTAAAGAATGGTACATTTCAGGATCTTGTGGAGTTTGCTGTCTCTAGAGGGGCTTCTATTGGTCAATATAAGGTGCCTAGATGTGTAGAAACTGGACCAGTCTTAGAGTTTCTTGATTCGAGAGTAGTTTCCAGTCATTTCAGCCCATGTTTGCCTTCTCTGGCTTCAGAAGAATCTGAAGAGTGA